A segment of the Thermococcus sp. genome:
CCGGTTTTCATTTTCGCGAAAATTTATAGGGATGAATGTACAAGTAGTTCTGGCGATGTCCATGTATGGAAACTGGGGTAAATTTTTGCGCGTGAACCTCTCCACAGGGGAGGTTAAGGTTGAAGAGTACGACGAGGGACTGGCCAAGAAGTGGCTTGGGAGCAGGGGTTTGGCGATATATTTCCTCCTCAAGGAGATGGACCCGAAGGCCGACGCCCTGAGTCCTGAGAACAAGCTCATCATAATGCCCGGTCCGCTGAGCGGAACCAGTGCCCCGACCGGCGGCAGGTACAACATAGTGACAAAGAGCCCGCAGACTGGCTTCATAACCATGTCCAACTCGGGCGGCTACTTTGGGGCGGAACTGAAATTCGCCGGCTGGGATGGAATTGTAGTTGAAGGCAAAGCCGACAGTCCAGTCTACATCTACATCAACGACGACAACGTTGAGATTCGCGACGCAAGCCACCTCTGGGGCAAGATTGTGAGTGAGACAGAGGGGACCCTCAAGAAGGAGATAGGGAGCAAGAAGCTCCACATAGCCAGCATCGGTCCTGCTGGAGAAAACCTCGTTAAGTTCTCAGCGGTTATGAACGACGGTCACCGCGCCGCAGGAAGGGCCGGCGTTGGAGCGGTGATGGGAAGTAAGAACCTCAAGGCGATAGCCGTCGAGGGCCACAAGCGCGTTCCCATAGCCGACAAGCAGAAATTCATGCTTACCATCAAGGAGAAGATAAACAAGCTCAAGAACGATCCTGTAGCCGGCGGCGGACTGCCCAACTACGGAACCGCAGTTCTGGTCAACATCATAAACTCCAACGGTTTGTATCCAGCTAGAAACTTCCAGACGGGTGTGTTTGAGCTGGCCGAGGAGCACAGCGGCGAGGCGATGACGGCGAAGTACCTCATAAGGAACCAGCCCTGCTACGCCTGTCCGATAGGCTGTGGAAGGGTTAACAAGCTCATGACCATTGGAGTCACCGAAGGGCCGGAGTACGAGAGCATCTGGGCGCTCGGAGCAGACCTCGGTATAAACGACCTCGCTAGCATAATCGAGGCAAACCACCAGTGCGACGAGTTCGGTCTCGACACCATCTCGACCGGTGGAACTTTAGCAGCTGCGATGGAGCTTTACGAGAAAGGCCACCTCAAGG
Coding sequences within it:
- the aor gene encoding aldehyde ferredoxin oxidoreductase, which produces MYGNWGKFLRVNLSTGEVKVEEYDEGLAKKWLGSRGLAIYFLLKEMDPKADALSPENKLIIMPGPLSGTSAPTGGRYNIVTKSPQTGFITMSNSGGYFGAELKFAGWDGIVVEGKADSPVYIYINDDNVEIRDASHLWGKIVSETEGTLKKEIGSKKLHIASIGPAGENLVKFSAVMNDGHRAAGRAGVGAVMGSKNLKAIAVEGHKRVPIADKQKFMLTIKEKINKLKNDPVAGGGLPNYGTAVLVNIINSNGLYPARNFQTGVFELAEEHSGEAMTAKYLIRNQPCYACPIGCGRVNKLMTIGVTEGPEYESIWALGADLGINDLASIIEANHQCDEFGLDTISTGGTLAAAMELYEKGHLKEEELGKEAPPFRWGNTEVLHYYIEKIAYRKGIGDKLAEGSYSFAESYGHPEFSMSVKKLELPAYDPRGAEGHGLGYATNNRGGCHIKNYMISPEILGYPYKMDPHDISDDKIKMLLLFQDLTAIIDAAGLCVFTTFGLGAGDYRDMLNAALGWDFSTEDYLKIGERIWNAERIFNLKAGLDPLKDDTLPKRFLEEPMPEGPNKGHTVRLKEMLPRFYKMRGWTEDGRVTPEKAKELGIEEFL